A DNA window from Setaria viridis chromosome 2, Setaria_viridis_v4.0, whole genome shotgun sequence contains the following coding sequences:
- the LOC117842301 gene encoding phylloplanin encodes MASKRGLLLVIGVAVAIVLASGAPPVQPPRIQADVVVMGFVPCNNGTSMRTGSAPGFAGAVVQLQCTDGADLAANATTDGKGRFRMAVNTTVAPSSVASYCDLVVDTPLASCNPALPATGMLQSDLRLLVSMVFFPRGFSYVSAPSTD; translated from the exons ATGGCGTCCAAGAGGGGCCTCCTGCTGGTGATCGGGGTCGCGGTAGCGATCGTGCTCGCATCTGGCGCGCCGCCTGTCCAGCCGCCGCGCATCCAAGCCGACGTCGTCGTGATGGGCTTCGTGCCCTGCAACAACGGCACGTCCATGAGAACGGGCTCTGCTCCAGGGTTCGCAG GCGCGGTGGTGCAGCTGCAGTGCACGGACGGCGCCGACCTGGCGGCCAACGCGACGACGGACGGCAAGGGGAGATTCCGCATGGCGGTGAACACGACGGTGGCGCCGTCGAGCGTCGCAAGCTACTGCGACCTCGTTGTGGACACACCGCTGGCCTCCTGCAACCCGGCGCTCCCGGCGACCGGGATGCTCCAGTCCGACCTCCGGCTCCTCGTCAGCATGGTCTTCTTCCCGCGGGGCTTCTCCTACGTCTCGGCGCCGTCGACCGATTAG
- the LOC117842300 gene encoding phylloplanin: protein MASKAVLLLAAAAVAAACVLGTSEARLGKLGRLVITGVVPCNTGSLIDIATSPVFPNADVELRCAGRMVAGATTNTNGTFSMELDMTSALAAFIGGCTLVVDTPLIKCNADLTDVGTLVSYLQGPLTRLLGGIFHLFPAGFSFHARRE, encoded by the exons ATGGCATCCAAGGCCGTCCTTCtcctcgcggcggccgcggtcgcCGCGGCGTGCGTTCTCGGCACCTCGGAGGCCAGGCTCGGCAAGCTAGGCCGGCTCGTCATCACCGGCGTCGTGCCCTGCAACACCGGCAGCCTCATCGACATCGCCACCTCCCCCGTCTTCCCGA ACGCGGACGTGGAGCTGCGGTGCGCGGGAAGGATGGTGGCGGGCGCGACCACCAACACCAACGGGACCTTCTCCATGGAGCTGGACATGACGAGCGCGCTGGCGGCCTTCATCGGCGGGTGCACGCTGGTGGTGGACACGCCGCTCATCAAGTGCAACGCCGACCTCACCGACGTCGGGACCCTCGTCTCCTACCTGCAGGGCCCGCTCACGCGGCTGCTCGGCGGCATCTTCCACCTCTTCCCCGCCGGATTCTCCTTCCACGCCCGGCGAGAATAA